In Lycium ferocissimum isolate CSIRO_LF1 chromosome 11, AGI_CSIRO_Lferr_CH_V1, whole genome shotgun sequence, a single genomic region encodes these proteins:
- the LOC132035808 gene encoding LOW QUALITY PROTEIN: cysteine-rich receptor-like protein kinase 10 (The sequence of the model RefSeq protein was modified relative to this genomic sequence to represent the inferred CDS: inserted 1 base in 1 codon): MVMNFNILIFLLVLCGNIFLIFSQVITTPLQYICPNTTSYSPNSTYNSNLKVLLSSLSSNASRPSGFYNSTAGHTGSDVAYGLFLCKGDLSPDVCQNCVSRAIKDILERCPKRKIAVICYDECLLRYSNRSIFATEDVSVVKTLYNDQNVSEPKRFLPLLGNTMDEIATVAAKENDRSGKKFATKEANFSSLERVYSLAQCTPDLSEFSCYTCLRFAIENLQSNGWKGGRVILPSCNIRYEMYPFYNITAVAPPPPPPVLRSPPPSSMSNSTSNDRGKRGIASGAIISIVVPIAVSILLFIFGFCWIRSRASQELNVVEEIIDADEISTVKSLQYHLNTIRAATTNFSTDNRIGEGGFGAVYKGILPDGQDIAVKRLSGSSAQGREEFKNEIVLIAKLQHRNLVRLLGYCFEGDENILVYEFVPNKSLDYFLFDPEKQQLLDWSRRYKIIGGIARGLLYLHEDSRLRIIHRDLKESNILLDAEMNPKISDFGMARLFGDQTSEITSRIVGTYGYMAPEYAMRGQYSVKSDVFSFGVLLLEIISGKKNSSFYQSDGAEDLLSYVWKHWRDGTPLNIMDPTFGELYSKNEVVQCIHIGLLCVQEDANERPTMASVVLMLSSYSVTMPAPQQPAFFFHSRSEXDTKGLKSDQSTSKSIPLSVNDVSITELEPR; the protein is encoded by the exons ATGGTGATGAActtcaatattctcatatttcTTCTAGTACTATGTGGCAatatcttcttgattttcagCCAAGTTATTACTACTCCCCTTCAATATATctgcccaaacacaacttcttACAGTCCCAACAGCACTTACAACTCTAATCTCAAAGTTCTCCTATCATCTTTGTCCTCTAATGCTTCTAGGCCTAGTGGATTTTACAACTCAACAGCTGGTCACACGGGTTCTGATGTAGCTTATGGCCTGTTTTTATGCAAAGGAGATCTTTCCCCTGACGTTTGTCAAAATTGTGTGTCAAGAGCTATTAAAGATATCTTGGAAAgatgtccaaaaagaaaaattgctGTCATTTGTTACGACGAATGCTTGTTGCGTTACTCGAATCGATCCATCTTTGCCACAGAGGATGTATCAG TTGTAAAAACTTTGTACAACGATCAAAATGTTAGTGAACCGAAGAGGTTCTTGCCACTACTCGGAAACACGATGGATGAAATAGCAACTGTGGCTGCAAAGGAAAATGATCGTTCAGGGAAAAAGTTTGCTACTAAAGAAGCCAATTTTTCGTCACTTGAGAGAGTTTATTCACTTGCGCAGTGCACTCCGGATCTCTCTGAATTTTCTTGTTATACTTGCCTGAGATTTGCGATTGAAAATTTACAGAGTAATGGCTGGAAAGGCGGTAGGGTTATCTTACCGAGCTGTAATATTCGTTATGAGATGTACCCTTTTTATAACATTACTGCTGTCGCGCCACCACCTCCACCACCAGTTCTCCgttctcctcctccttcttcaatGTCCAATTCGACAAGCAACGATAGAG GAAAAAGGGGAATTGCATCTGGAGCAATCATTTCCATAGTTGTTCCAATTGCTGTTTCAATTCTACTGTTCATTTTTGGTTTTTGTTGGATAAGAAGTAGAGCTTCGCAAGAACTCAATGTAGTAGAAGAGATCATAG ATGCAGATGAGATTTCAACAGTTAAATCCTTGCAATATCACTTGAACACTATTCGAGCTGCCACGACAAACTTCTCTACTGACAACAGAATTGGTGAAGGTGGATTTGGTGCTGTTTACAAG GGTATACTTCCTGATGGGCAAGATATAGCTGTGAAGAGGCTATCAGGAAGCTCAGCGCAAGGTAGAGAGGAATTTAAGAACGAGATCGTATTGATCGCGAAGCTTCAACACAGAAATTTAGTGAGACTATTGGGATACTGCTTTGAAGGAGACGAAAATATACTTGTCTATGAATTTGTCCCCAACAAAAGCCTTGACTATTTCTTATTTG ATCCTGAAAAGCAACAACTACTGGATTGGTCGAGACGTTACAAGATTATAGGAGGGATTGCGCGTGGACTACTTTACCTTCACGAGGATTCTCGTCTAAGAATTATACACCGTGATCTCAAAGAAAGCAACATACTATTGGATGCAGAAATGAATCCCAAAATATCAGATTTTGGAATGGCAAGACTATTTGGTGATCAAACTTCAGAAATTACAAGCAGGATTGTTGGGACTTA CGGTTATATGGCACCGGAGTATGCTATGCGTGGACAATACTCTGTTAAATCTGATGTTTTCAGCTTTGGTGTTCTACTCCTGGAGATCATAAGTGGAAAGAAGAATAGTTCATTTTACCAATCAGATGGTGCTGAAGACCTTCTTAGCTAT GTTTGGAAGCATTGGAGGGACGGCACGCCATTGAATATAATGGATCCAACATTTGGAGAATTATACTCAAAAAATGAAGTCGTACAGTGTATACATATTGGACTGTTATGTGTTCAAGAAGATGCTAATGAAAGACCTACAATGGCATCTGTGGTGCTCATGCTTAGTAGTTATTCTGTTACCATGCCAGCGCCTCAACAACCTGCATTCTTTTTTCATAGTCGATCAG ATGATACCAAAGGGCTAAAATCAGATCAATCTACAAGCAAGTCAATTCCATTGTCCGTGAATGACGTATCCATTACAGAATTGGAGCCAAGATAG